A single Paenibacillus sp. FSL R5-0517 DNA region contains:
- a CDS encoding pitrilysin family protein has translation MESIRYEHLQETLYYEVMDNGLHVYILPKPGFQKTYATFATKYGSVDNHFQVEGQEAVKVPDGIAHFLEHKMFEEPTGDIFATFASHGASANAFTSFDQTVYLFSATEYVNENIQTLVDFVQNPYFTDQNVEKEKGIIGQEIDMYADNPDWRVYFGLIEAMYQTHPVHIDIAGTVESIRTITKEMLYECYNTFYHPSNMLLFVVGGVDPQEVIDMVRSNQEQKDYKPQGSIERFFEPEPERVGEARREAKLAVSLPKCLFGFKETDIGLTGEKLLRRDMTTQLMMDLLFGSSTRLFQKLYDEDLISDSFGHEYNSSPQYAFSAIGGDTKDPDQLLARIREEVDAIVEKGFESTDFERARKKKIGGYLRMLNSPENIAHEFTRQQFRGGDFFNMLPLYESITLEDVNLRLREHIRWDQLAVSLVVSP, from the coding sequence GTGGAGAGCATTCGGTATGAACATTTGCAGGAGACACTATATTACGAAGTAATGGATAACGGACTGCATGTCTATATTTTGCCTAAACCGGGATTCCAGAAAACGTATGCTACGTTTGCAACCAAGTATGGATCGGTGGATAATCATTTTCAGGTTGAGGGACAGGAAGCAGTCAAGGTTCCGGATGGAATTGCCCATTTTCTGGAGCACAAAATGTTTGAAGAACCCACAGGCGATATTTTTGCAACATTTGCGTCTCACGGTGCCTCAGCTAACGCATTTACGAGCTTCGATCAGACGGTTTATTTGTTTTCAGCGACCGAATATGTGAATGAAAATATACAAACATTAGTTGACTTTGTGCAAAATCCTTACTTCACGGATCAAAATGTGGAAAAGGAAAAAGGCATTATTGGGCAGGAAATTGATATGTATGCTGACAATCCGGATTGGCGAGTTTATTTTGGATTGATCGAAGCCATGTATCAGACACATCCGGTGCATATCGATATTGCAGGAACGGTGGAATCCATTCGTACGATTACCAAAGAGATGTTGTATGAGTGCTATAACACCTTCTATCACCCGAGTAATATGCTCTTATTCGTGGTAGGTGGTGTAGATCCACAGGAAGTGATTGATATGGTTCGTTCGAACCAAGAACAGAAGGATTATAAGCCACAGGGGAGTATCGAACGTTTCTTCGAACCGGAGCCAGAGCGAGTAGGAGAAGCCAGACGGGAAGCAAAACTGGCTGTTTCACTGCCAAAATGTCTCTTTGGATTCAAGGAGACGGACATTGGACTTACTGGAGAAAAATTGTTGCGGCGGGATATGACAACGCAACTGATGATGGATCTTTTGTTTGGTTCAAGCACACGATTATTTCAGAAGCTCTATGATGAAGATCTGATCTCGGACAGCTTTGGACATGAGTATAACAGTTCGCCGCAATATGCGTTTTCAGCTATTGGTGGTGACACGAAAGATCCGGATCAACTGCTGGCACGTATACGTGAAGAAGTGGATGCCATTGTAGAAAAGGGGTTCGAATCCACGGATTTTGAACGTGCACGCAAAAAGAAAATAGGCGGATATTTGCGTATGCTCAATTCTCCGGAGAACATTGCGCATGAATTTACACGTCAGCAATTCCGTGGCGGTGATTTCTTCAATATGCTTCCGCTCTATGAATCGATTACACTGGAAGATGTAAATCTCAGACTGAGAGAGCATATTCGCTGGGATCAACTGGCTGTATCGCTAGTCGTGAGTCCTTGA
- a CDS encoding YlzJ-like family protein, whose protein sequence is MTLYTVMPPEQLWSGMWKEGEDTREIKMNGLLMQVRPVNDNEAVIVRLLDCPLEAYLNPANMPGSTIPLSGNLGSA, encoded by the coding sequence ATGACGTTATATACAGTGATGCCCCCTGAACAACTCTGGTCAGGAATGTGGAAAGAGGGCGAAGATACAAGAGAAATCAAGATGAATGGTTTATTAATGCAGGTGAGGCCTGTAAATGACAATGAAGCCGTTATTGTACGTTTGCTGGATTGTCCACTCGAAGCCTATCTTAATCCTGCCAATATGCCCGGTTCGACCATTCCGCTTTCGGGTAACTTGGGATCAGCATAA
- a CDS encoding DNA translocase FtsK 4TM domain-containing protein, giving the protein MARRKKRKKKGAGFSGVLKYEIYGIVLITLAVIALSGEATVGRSLSKMFGLMLGKFYFAIPLVGIYYGLMVMIHRKWPSGWTTRKTGLVLLVFALTLMSTVSAMHQKLIPVGALEPGAVITQVHNDMQTELLTPVVPGERDSMLNKDISGGYLGAGQFALFLWLFGSLGARLIMIVMFVISFMLITSLSYVDLIRIFRTKVWDAGSSMYKKMESRSSARSAVTSDGRKKGNARKVVPVPVEDDEDEYEDELEEQHLPKRKAPIFFQLFGKWGANREQETSGREMDEVDSVETEQIVYRAEQDHNVETWQDATEDVANKSASSHVPVQAKPNSAPIIRDFFEHVRAEDASIEDDLDDAYPFPDDLADPNVVQQGEHDIKITDELVETEWSASGAGMDELNAEDGLQSGEEVPNDAMLGADTPTPEGQDTQPVKPPPPPPKPYKLPSFRLLAKPNNAGKAGDQKDYMQTARKLEATLESFGVRAKVLEVVRGPAVTRYEIQPDIGVKVSRIVSLTDDIALALAAKDIRMEAPIPGKSAIGIEVPNGEVSVVTMREVMETATFQDAESKVTIAFGRDISGQTIIGNLARMPHLLVAGATGSGKSVCINGIITSILYKAKPDEVKFLMVDPKMVELNVYNGIPHLMAPVVTDPKRASLALKKIVVEMEKRYELFSKSGTRNVEGYNNLMKDNPAAVLPYIVVIVDELADLMMVAAGDVEDAIARLAQMARAAGIHLIIATQRPSVDVITGVIKANIPSRIAFGVSSQVDSRTILDMGGAEKLLGRGDMLFMPMGASKPVRVQGAFMSDEEVENIVNYVRGQGEAQYDESIVPEVDDSIQAADEVQDELYEQAVQIILEAKQASVSLLQRRMRVGYTRAARLIDSMEARGVIGPYEGSKPREVLVSLEQYQQNKISS; this is encoded by the coding sequence TTGGCCAGAAGAAAAAAGAGGAAAAAAAAGGGCGCTGGTTTTAGTGGCGTTTTAAAATATGAAATTTACGGAATTGTGCTTATTACCCTTGCTGTCATAGCATTATCGGGTGAAGCCACCGTTGGACGTTCGCTTTCCAAGATGTTCGGACTGATGCTTGGTAAGTTTTATTTTGCGATTCCGCTTGTTGGTATTTATTATGGTCTCATGGTGATGATTCATCGGAAATGGCCGAGTGGCTGGACCACACGCAAAACAGGACTGGTATTGTTGGTCTTTGCCTTAACCCTGATGAGTACCGTCTCCGCAATGCACCAGAAGCTCATTCCGGTTGGTGCGCTTGAGCCTGGTGCTGTGATTACACAGGTACATAATGATATGCAAACCGAGTTGTTAACCCCTGTTGTACCAGGGGAGAGGGACTCCATGCTTAACAAGGATATCAGCGGTGGTTATCTCGGAGCTGGGCAATTCGCTCTTTTCCTGTGGCTGTTCGGCAGTCTGGGTGCGAGACTCATCATGATTGTCATGTTTGTCATCAGTTTTATGTTGATTACGAGTCTATCTTATGTGGATCTGATTCGAATATTCCGAACCAAGGTCTGGGATGCCGGGAGTTCGATGTACAAGAAGATGGAATCGCGGTCTTCTGCACGATCAGCTGTAACTTCTGATGGAAGGAAAAAAGGTAACGCTCGTAAAGTGGTACCTGTTCCTGTTGAAGATGATGAAGACGAGTACGAGGATGAATTAGAGGAACAACATTTGCCAAAACGAAAAGCCCCAATATTCTTTCAGCTTTTTGGAAAATGGGGAGCTAATCGAGAGCAAGAGACATCAGGACGTGAAATGGATGAGGTCGATTCAGTTGAAACAGAACAGATTGTATACCGCGCCGAGCAAGATCACAATGTAGAGACGTGGCAGGATGCAACCGAAGACGTAGCGAACAAATCAGCTTCATCACATGTTCCGGTTCAGGCCAAACCTAACTCAGCGCCGATCATTCGAGACTTTTTTGAGCATGTCAGAGCCGAAGATGCAAGCATTGAAGATGATTTGGACGATGCTTATCCTTTCCCTGATGATCTCGCTGATCCAAACGTAGTTCAACAGGGCGAACATGACATTAAAATAACGGATGAACTTGTAGAGACAGAGTGGTCAGCATCCGGTGCAGGTATGGACGAGCTGAATGCTGAGGATGGGCTTCAGAGTGGAGAAGAAGTGCCTAATGATGCAATGTTGGGAGCAGATACTCCAACTCCTGAAGGGCAGGACACACAACCAGTGAAACCACCACCCCCTCCTCCGAAGCCTTACAAGCTGCCATCCTTCCGTCTTCTTGCCAAGCCTAACAATGCGGGTAAGGCAGGCGACCAGAAGGATTATATGCAGACAGCGCGTAAGCTGGAAGCTACACTGGAAAGCTTCGGTGTTCGTGCCAAAGTACTTGAAGTGGTTCGGGGTCCTGCTGTTACAAGATATGAAATTCAGCCTGATATCGGTGTCAAGGTCAGCAGAATTGTCAGTCTGACTGATGACATTGCGTTGGCTCTGGCTGCAAAAGATATTCGGATGGAAGCGCCGATTCCCGGGAAGTCCGCTATAGGTATCGAGGTTCCTAATGGCGAGGTGTCGGTTGTAACGATGCGTGAAGTAATGGAGACGGCAACATTCCAGGATGCAGAATCCAAAGTGACCATTGCATTTGGCCGGGACATCTCCGGACAGACAATCATTGGTAACTTGGCTCGTATGCCCCATTTGCTGGTCGCGGGTGCGACAGGTTCCGGTAAGTCTGTGTGTATTAACGGAATTATTACCAGCATATTGTACAAAGCAAAGCCGGATGAAGTGAAGTTCCTGATGGTCGATCCCAAGATGGTTGAGTTGAACGTATATAACGGCATTCCTCATCTGATGGCGCCAGTTGTAACTGATCCCAAACGAGCGTCACTTGCTCTCAAAAAGATTGTGGTCGAGATGGAGAAACGATATGAACTGTTCTCCAAATCAGGTACACGTAACGTCGAGGGTTACAACAATCTGATGAAAGACAATCCTGCGGCTGTTCTGCCTTATATTGTTGTCATTGTGGATGAGCTTGCAGATCTCATGATGGTTGCAGCCGGAGATGTTGAGGATGCCATTGCGCGACTCGCTCAGATGGCTCGTGCAGCCGGAATCCATCTGATTATTGCCACCCAACGTCCGTCTGTTGACGTTATTACCGGGGTAATCAAGGCTAACATTCCATCTCGAATTGCCTTCGGCGTATCTTCACAAGTGGATTCCCGAACGATTCTGGATATGGGTGGGGCTGAGAAGCTGTTGGGTCGTGGAGACATGTTGTTCATGCCTATGGGTGCATCCAAACCGGTTCGTGTACAAGGTGCCTTTATGAGCGATGAAGAAGTCGAGAATATTGTAAACTATGTACGGGGTCAAGGTGAAGCGCAGTATGATGAGTCCATTGTACCTGAAGTGGATGATTCCATTCAGGCGGCAGATGAAGTACAGGATGAGTTATATGAGCAAGCGGTACAGATTATTTTGGAGGCAAAACAAGCGTCAGTCTCCCTATTGCAACGTCGTATGCGGGTTGGTTACACACGTGCAGCGCGTTTAATTGACTCCATGGAAGCCCGGGGGGTCATCGGTCCTTACGAGGGTAGCAAACCACGGGAAGTGCTGGTATCACTTGAACAGTATCAACAGAATAAAATAAGCTCATAG
- the sleB gene encoding spore cortex-lytic enzyme, whose protein sequence is MRKMNLWLFTAILLISALGIRYLLPGNTATESSAERTPQVEEKALPTFSSNTVKYGSYGQDVYELQGRLKYLGFYNGKIDSNFGSSTLKSVKWFQSEFGMKADGVVGAETKLKLYNASTKWSPTEPPLHKESSGGGGGSNNNTADKEQDNMGSANALRLSENELKIMANAVYGEARGEPFEGQVAVAAVILNRVKSPSFPSTPSGVIFQPGAFTAVADGQIYLEPNAQAKKAVEQALNGWDPSGGCLYYFNPKTATSKWIWTRPQVKTIGQHIFCM, encoded by the coding sequence ATGCGAAAAATGAACCTATGGCTTTTCACTGCTATTTTGCTGATATCCGCATTGGGAATCCGTTATTTGCTTCCTGGGAATACAGCAACGGAAAGTTCAGCCGAGCGTACACCGCAGGTAGAAGAAAAGGCCTTGCCTACGTTTAGCAGCAATACAGTGAAATATGGAAGTTACGGTCAGGATGTATATGAGCTTCAGGGACGTCTGAAGTATCTGGGATTTTACAATGGTAAAATCGACAGTAATTTTGGCAGCAGCACATTGAAATCCGTCAAATGGTTTCAATCCGAGTTTGGCATGAAGGCAGATGGGGTGGTTGGAGCTGAAACCAAGCTCAAGCTGTACAATGCGTCAACCAAATGGTCGCCAACAGAACCGCCGCTACACAAGGAATCCTCTGGTGGGGGTGGAGGAAGCAACAACAATACGGCAGATAAAGAGCAAGACAATATGGGATCTGCCAATGCACTCCGTCTCTCCGAGAATGAACTCAAGATTATGGCTAACGCCGTATATGGTGAAGCCCGGGGTGAACCGTTTGAAGGTCAAGTCGCAGTAGCGGCAGTTATTCTGAATCGCGTAAAATCCCCAAGCTTTCCGAGTACACCCTCAGGGGTAATTTTTCAACCCGGTGCATTTACAGCTGTAGCGGACGGACAGATCTATCTAGAACCAAACGCACAAGCCAAGAAGGCAGTTGAGCAGGCCCTGAATGGCTGGGACCCATCCGGTGGTTGTCTCTATTATTTTAATCCCAAGACAGCAACATCCAAATGGATCTGGACCCGTCCACAGGTGAAAACAATCGGGCAGCATATTTTTTGTATGTGA
- a CDS encoding DUF3388 domain-containing protein, which translates to MESKQWYMEYKIHKNRPGLLGDIASMLGMLEVNILTINGVEGKTRGMLLESDDDEKIRLLGEMLGKVNSITVSALRQPKLVDILAVRHGRYIDRDSDDRKTFRFTRDELGLLVDFLGEVFKREGNQVIGLRGMPRVGKTESIIAGSVCAMKRWTFVSSTLLRQTIRSQMSEDELNPNNVFIIDGIVSTIRSSERHYNLLQDIMSMPSTKVIEHPDIFVQESEYDFNDFDIIIELRNIPNEEIIYDTFTASYTDEL; encoded by the coding sequence ATGGAATCTAAACAATGGTACATGGAATATAAAATACATAAGAACAGACCCGGTTTGTTAGGCGATATTGCCTCTATGCTGGGGATGCTTGAAGTGAATATATTGACCATTAACGGTGTGGAAGGCAAAACGCGAGGTATGCTACTTGAATCGGATGATGATGAGAAAATCCGTTTGCTTGGTGAAATGCTCGGCAAAGTCAACAGCATCACCGTATCGGCTTTGCGTCAACCTAAATTGGTGGATATTTTGGCTGTGCGTCATGGCAGATATATTGACCGTGACTCGGATGATCGCAAGACATTTCGTTTCACACGAGATGAACTTGGGTTACTTGTGGACTTTTTGGGTGAAGTATTTAAGAGGGAAGGCAATCAGGTCATCGGTTTGCGCGGAATGCCTCGTGTTGGTAAAACGGAGTCCATTATTGCGGGCAGCGTATGTGCGATGAAGCGATGGACTTTTGTTTCCTCCACACTTCTTCGTCAGACGATAAGAAGTCAAATGTCCGAAGACGAATTGAACCCGAACAATGTTTTCATCATTGATGGAATTGTAAGTACGATTCGTTCCAGTGAGCGGCATTACAATTTGTTGCAGGATATTATGTCGATGCCAAGTACAAAGGTTATCGAACATCCGGATATTTTTGTGCAGGAATCCGAATATGATTTTAATGATTTTGATATTATTATTGAATTGCGCAATATTCCAAATGAAGAAATTATTTATGATACGTTTACGGCAAGCTATACCGACGAACTGTAA
- the fabG gene encoding 3-oxoacyl-ACP reductase FabG, which yields MERGTGQLKAIGEMTVLVTGASGGIGAAIAERFARVGMNVVIHYMKSHEAANEAARRCMEQGSGRIMTVSADLRSREQIERMREKLESHNLMPDILVNNAGISHYGMLSDVTEEIWDEVMAINLKGTFMCTQEMMPHMISQRYGRIINVSSIWGLSGASCEVLYSTTKGGVNAFTKALAKELAPSGVTVNAVAPGAVQTSMLNHLDQSELKMLEEEIPAGRLAQPDEISSLVYFLALPESGYINGQIISPNGGWLT from the coding sequence ATGGAGAGGGGAACAGGACAATTGAAGGCAATTGGGGAAATGACTGTACTGGTGACTGGAGCAAGCGGTGGCATCGGAGCCGCTATCGCAGAACGTTTCGCCAGAGTGGGAATGAATGTTGTTATACACTATATGAAATCGCATGAGGCAGCGAATGAAGCTGCCAGACGGTGCATGGAACAGGGCAGTGGGAGAATCATGACGGTGTCTGCGGATCTTCGCAGCCGGGAACAGATTGAACGTATGCGTGAGAAGCTGGAGTCACACAATCTCATGCCAGATATCCTCGTGAACAATGCAGGAATCTCGCACTATGGGATGTTGTCTGATGTTACAGAGGAGATCTGGGATGAAGTGATGGCCATTAATCTCAAAGGCACGTTTATGTGTACACAGGAAATGATGCCTCACATGATCTCCCAAAGGTATGGTCGAATCATTAATGTATCGTCGATCTGGGGGCTGTCTGGTGCCTCTTGCGAGGTGTTGTATTCCACAACCAAGGGCGGGGTGAATGCATTCACCAAGGCACTTGCAAAAGAACTCGCACCTTCCGGAGTAACCGTAAATGCTGTGGCTCCTGGCGCCGTTCAGACATCCATGTTGAACCATCTGGATCAGAGTGAACTGAAGATGCTGGAAGAGGAAATTCCGGCAGGAAGACTTGCTCAACCTGATGAAATCTCATCACTGGTTTATTTTCTGGCCCTCCCTGAATCGGGGTATATCAATGGGCAGATTATCAGTCCAAATGGCGGTTGGTTAACGTAA
- a CDS encoding RodZ domain-containing protein: MSELGQQLREARLQKGMSLDDVQEMTKIRKRYLEAIEAGDYKVLPGSFYVRAFIKTYAETVGLNPDELLEGHKKDVPAEEAEATMEPVIQKRSSRPVERSNRWMSVALMWTFPVLIVVLLYVYVVYNNGDETDNQGLDSVKITDSQQQPEDKPDQPADNGQASNPPATDSGTDGKGEGDAGGNGGGTDTEGQTDGQTDGQTDGQTGENQEEPTDNSSSAVTVAEDGKSGNITNFKVNGSAGKPVTVTIKATGHSWLEVYKGENSSGEKLEYGNTAEGDSYTFELDSAGMYIKSGYAAATTIEVGGQVVTDGKATNRIRLKLGEDTGNTATSTGAENGSTDTTEGTTGSE; encoded by the coding sequence ATGTCTGAACTGGGTCAGCAGTTAAGAGAGGCCCGGCTGCAAAAAGGGATGAGTCTTGACGATGTACAGGAAATGACAAAAATTCGCAAGAGGTATCTAGAGGCCATAGAAGCAGGAGACTATAAAGTGCTGCCGGGTAGCTTCTATGTGCGTGCTTTCATTAAAACCTATGCGGAGACCGTTGGACTGAACCCTGATGAGCTGCTGGAGGGGCACAAAAAAGACGTACCGGCAGAAGAGGCGGAAGCAACGATGGAACCGGTAATACAGAAGCGTTCCAGCCGTCCGGTTGAGCGTAGTAATCGATGGATGTCTGTCGCACTGATGTGGACATTCCCTGTTTTGATTGTAGTACTGTTGTATGTATACGTGGTGTATAACAATGGTGATGAAACGGATAATCAAGGACTTGATTCGGTCAAAATTACAGACAGTCAACAACAGCCTGAAGATAAACCGGATCAGCCTGCCGACAACGGACAGGCATCTAATCCGCCTGCAACAGACTCAGGCACTGATGGTAAGGGTGAAGGCGACGCTGGCGGTAACGGTGGCGGAACAGACACGGAAGGTCAAACTGATGGTCAAACTGATGGCCAAACAGACGGTCAGACGGGAGAAAATCAGGAAGAACCGACAGATAATTCATCGTCTGCTGTAACGGTTGCAGAAGATGGGAAGTCAGGCAATATTACGAACTTCAAAGTTAACGGAAGTGCAGGCAAACCTGTAACGGTTACGATCAAAGCCACAGGTCATAGCTGGCTGGAAGTATACAAGGGCGAGAACTCCAGCGGAGAGAAGTTGGAGTATGGTAACACAGCCGAAGGCGACAGCTATACTTTTGAGCTGGATAGTGCAGGCATGTACATTAAGTCCGGTTACGCTGCAGCGACCACGATTGAGGTTGGCGGGCAAGTTGTAACGGATGGTAAGGCAACCAATCGGATCCGTTTGAAGCTTGGTGAAGACACTGGCAATACTGCTACTTCCACAGGTGCTGAAAATGGTTCAACGGACACTACAGAGGGTACCACTGGTAGCGAATAA
- a CDS encoding pitrilysin family protein → MNTSGFERGSKREFRIHVLPTKRFKTFAISLYAGVPLREDTVTKVALTPFVLRRGTESYPETTQFREQLEHLYGAGFGFDVYKRGDYQIVQFRMDTINDSFVGGDEQLLDRSFAFLGEVLTQPAQENGHFRTSYVQAERETVRKKLESIVNDKMRYAAERSIEEMCKNEPYRLHPLGERKDLPGIEPDILTASYQEWLQQASMDLYVVGDTTLEEVENLVQRHFNVDRTSSSDYQAQAAVRGNKEVETVVERLNVSQGKLNMGLRTSITYGDPQYAAALMYNGILGGYPHSKLFVNVREKESLAYYASSRYDGHKGIATIQSGIEIPNYEKAVTIIKQQLEEMKSGTISDLEMSQTKAMIRNLLKEMQDSAFEMIAYDFNRQLSGKERTAEELLAQVEHISKEDVREAAEQFRLDTIYFLRDEKEE, encoded by the coding sequence TTGAATACATCAGGATTCGAACGAGGCAGCAAGAGAGAGTTTCGTATACATGTGCTTCCGACTAAACGTTTCAAAACGTTTGCTATATCGCTATATGCAGGTGTTCCCTTACGAGAAGATACAGTAACCAAAGTAGCGCTGACACCTTTTGTACTACGACGGGGGACGGAGTCCTATCCGGAAACAACGCAATTTCGTGAACAGCTGGAGCATCTGTATGGAGCCGGTTTTGGTTTTGACGTCTATAAACGCGGGGATTATCAGATAGTACAGTTTCGGATGGATACCATTAATGACTCCTTTGTTGGAGGCGATGAGCAGTTGCTGGATCGGTCATTTGCCTTCCTGGGAGAGGTTCTTACCCAACCTGCACAGGAGAACGGACATTTCAGGACGTCGTATGTACAAGCAGAGCGAGAGACGGTTCGGAAAAAGCTGGAGTCCATCGTTAATGATAAAATGCGGTATGCCGCTGAACGCAGTATCGAGGAAATGTGCAAGAACGAGCCGTACCGTCTTCACCCCCTGGGTGAGCGAAAGGATCTGCCCGGGATTGAGCCTGACATACTGACTGCGTCTTATCAGGAGTGGCTGCAACAGGCGAGTATGGATCTGTATGTGGTAGGGGATACGACACTGGAGGAGGTGGAGAACCTTGTTCAACGTCATTTCAATGTAGATCGAACCTCCTCCTCCGATTACCAGGCACAGGCGGCAGTTCGAGGAAATAAGGAAGTAGAGACCGTTGTTGAGCGACTGAATGTGAGTCAAGGAAAACTCAATATGGGACTCCGTACATCGATTACTTATGGAGATCCTCAGTATGCAGCGGCACTCATGTACAACGGGATTCTCGGTGGGTATCCTCATTCCAAACTGTTTGTTAATGTTCGTGAAAAAGAAAGCCTGGCGTATTACGCTTCTTCGCGATATGACGGACATAAGGGCATTGCCACGATTCAATCCGGAATTGAAATCCCTAATTATGAGAAGGCTGTCACCATCATCAAGCAGCAGCTGGAGGAAATGAAAAGCGGTACAATCAGTGATCTGGAAATGTCCCAGACCAAAGCAATGATTCGTAACCTGCTTAAGGAGATGCAGGATTCTGCTTTTGAGATGATCGCTTATGATTTCAATCGACAGTTGTCTGGCAAAGAGAGAACAGCTGAAGAACTGCTAGCTCAGGTAGAACATATTAGCAAGGAAGATGTTCGTGAGGCGGCAGAACAGTTCCGTCTGGATACGATTTATTTCTTGCGGGACGAGAAGGAGGAATAG
- a CDS encoding DUF3243 domain-containing protein, giving the protein MSTEKTVLSSFDTWKKFLGDRVLQAEKMGMSEETINKLAYEIGDFLDEKVDPANHSNRALKELWDVGDADERRTIACLMVKLAKQNA; this is encoded by the coding sequence ATGTCAACAGAAAAAACAGTGCTCTCCAGCTTTGACACATGGAAGAAGTTCCTGGGTGACCGCGTACTGCAAGCAGAGAAGATGGGGATGAGTGAAGAAACCATCAACAAACTTGCGTATGAAATCGGCGATTTCCTTGATGAGAAAGTCGATCCGGCGAACCATTCCAACCGGGCATTGAAAGAGTTATGGGATGTCGGCGATGCAGATGAGCGTCGTACGATCGCGTGCCTGATGGTCAAATTGGCCAAACAAAACGCATAA
- a CDS encoding ATP-dependent Clp protease proteolytic subunit, with protein sequence MNERMNGKQASKSNQPEVEAPEIPIQEDKNISPVTETIQQFGQTQSPAGESNIFCMTIIGQVEGHLILPPQNKTTKYEHIIPQLVAAEQNQRIEGILIILNTVGGDVEAGLAIAEMIASLSKPTVTVVIGGGHSIGVPIAVASTYSLIAGSATMTIHPIRMNGLVIGVPQTFEYMEKMQERVVRFVTSHSNISEEMFKELMFKTGELNRDIGTAVGSADAVKYGLMDAVGGIGQAIAQLNQLIGDKRQTLQAGGYTQ encoded by the coding sequence ATGAATGAACGTATGAATGGCAAGCAGGCGTCAAAATCCAATCAACCGGAAGTTGAAGCGCCAGAGATTCCGATTCAAGAGGACAAGAACATCTCGCCCGTGACAGAGACGATTCAGCAATTTGGGCAGACACAGTCGCCGGCAGGTGAATCAAATATTTTCTGTATGACCATTATTGGACAGGTCGAAGGGCATCTGATTTTGCCGCCACAAAATAAAACAACAAAGTATGAGCATATCATTCCACAGCTGGTGGCTGCAGAGCAGAATCAGCGTATTGAAGGTATACTGATCATTTTGAACACGGTAGGTGGAGATGTAGAGGCCGGTCTGGCCATTGCAGAGATGATTGCTTCTCTAAGCAAACCTACGGTCACTGTGGTCATTGGAGGCGGACATAGCATTGGAGTGCCGATTGCTGTAGCTTCAACGTATTCCCTGATTGCCGGAAGTGCAACGATGACAATCCATCCCATACGGATGAACGGCCTTGTCATTGGTGTACCTCAGACGTTTGAGTATATGGAGAAAATGCAGGAGCGGGTTGTACGGTTCGTGACGTCTCATTCGAATATCTCGGAAGAGATGTTCAAAGAACTGATGTTTAAGACCGGTGAGTTGAACCGGGACATCGGCACAGCTGTAGGAAGCGCGGATGCAGTGAAATATGGATTGATGGATGCGGTAGGCGGAATTGGACAAGCTATTGCTCAGTTAAATCAGCTCATAGGAGACAAGAGACAGACGCTGCAAGCGGGAGGTTATACCCAATGA